ATCACGTAGTCAAGCTCTGCGTTGTTCACATAGGGCATGGAGAACTGGTCTATGGCAATTCTCAACCCCCCAAACTCAAAGACGTTGTCTCCCTCTTCTATTGTATCATCAAAGCCCATGGCATACTGAAAACCGGAACATCCTCCGGGAACAACCCTTATCCTGAGTATGGGCTCAGTGATGCTGTTTTCCTGGGCAATTCTCAGCACCTCCTGAACCGCTTTTTCTGTAGCAAAGAAGTTAAAGGCTACCTTTTGCATAACACTACCTCCTATAAGAATTTCTTAAGAATATGATAAGCTTGGGGCAGGCTTTTTCAAGGGGAAGCTATATGACCATTCTCATGGAGAGCTTTCCACCCTGTGAATCAGCCAGTAGACCACACCAAGGGCTGTAAGAACCAGTGCAAGAGTTATGAGCTCCTGAAACTTCTCGGGGGATAGGGAGATGATAAGAACCTTTCTTATGACTGCAGCAAGGGCAACCCCCACAAAAGCCTTTATACTTACAGCTCCTCCCCTTATGTGTTTTATCTCTTCCGATAGAAGCTCGGATATGGCATAGAGAATAAGCACAGAGCCCAGTATGCTCAGACCTCCTCTCTCAAGAGGTAGCTGACCCACAAGGACCATGTAGAACTCATACACTATCCAGACTATGAGGAAAACACCAACAATGGAAAGGGTGAGTATGATAAAGGCATCAAAAACCCATGCTATGCGCCTTATACTACCTATCAATATGCTCTGATGTCTTTTCAACTCCTCCATGGTTATATATCATAAAAGCTGTCAGACTCAGGTCTTATAATAATCCACATGCCTATAGACAAGGAAAAGATAAAGCAGGCAATAAGGCTATACCTTGAGGGCATAGGAGAGGACCCGAATAGAGAGGGTCTTCTGGAAACCCCAGACCGTGTTGCTCGCATGTGGGAAGAGTTTGAAAGGCAGAGGGGCTTTGACTTCAAGCTTTTTGAGGAGTTTGGCTCATACAATGAGATGGTGCTTGTAAAGGACATAAACATATACTCCCTGTGCGAGCACCATCTCCTGCCCTTCTTTGGCAAAGCCCACATAGCCTACATACCTGACGGAATAGTATGCGGTCTTTCCAAGCTGGTTCGAACGGTGCGTGCCTTTTCACTGAGACCTCAGGTGCAGGAAAGGCTCACCAATGAGATAGCAGACTTTCTGATGCAGCAGCT
The Aquificaceae bacterium genome window above contains:
- a CDS encoding iron-sulfur cluster assembly accessory protein, coding for MQKVAFNFFATEKAVQEVLRIAQENSITEPILRIRVVPGGCSGFQYAMGFDDTIEEGDNVFEFGGLRIAIDQFSMPYVNNAELDYVMDFMGGGFTIRNPNVSGSCGCGSSFSCG
- the folE gene encoding GTP cyclohydrolase I FolE; the encoded protein is MPIDKEKIKQAIRLYLEGIGEDPNREGLLETPDRVARMWEEFERQRGFDFKLFEEFGSYNEMVLVKDINIYSLCEHHLLPFFGKAHIAYIPDGIVCGLSKLVRTVRAFSLRPQVQERLTNEIADFLMQQLNPKGVAVVLEMEHLCMSMRGVMSPGHLTTTSALRGLFLSDLRTREEFLKLIGKSSP
- a CDS encoding phosphate-starvation-inducible PsiE family protein, with the protein product MEELKRHQSILIGSIRRIAWVFDAFIILTLSIVGVFLIVWIVYEFYMVLVGQLPLERGGLSILGSVLILYAISELLSEEIKHIRGGAVSIKAFVGVALAAVIRKVLIISLSPEKFQELITLALVLTALGVVYWLIHRVESSP